The proteins below come from a single Oscillospiraceae bacterium genomic window:
- a CDS encoding rubrerythrin family protein — MKETKYAGTQTEKNLMAAFAGESEARNKYTYFASKAKKEGYEQIAALFLKTADNEKEHAKLWFKELNGIGDTAENLLSAAEGENYEWTDMYDGFAKTADEEGFHELAQRFRLVAAIEKHHEERYRALLHNVEMAEVFAKSEVKVWECRNCGHIVIGEKAPEVCPACNHPQSYFEIHAENY, encoded by the coding sequence ATGAAAGAAACGAAATACGCAGGAACTCAAACTGAAAAAAACTTGATGGCTGCCTTTGCCGGTGAGTCCGAGGCGCGCAACAAGTACACCTATTTTGCATCCAAGGCCAAGAAGGAAGGCTACGAGCAGATCGCGGCACTGTTCCTCAAAACCGCTGATAATGAGAAGGAACACGCCAAGCTGTGGTTCAAAGAGCTGAACGGCATTGGCGACACCGCCGAAAACCTTCTCTCTGCTGCTGAGGGCGAGAACTACGAGTGGACGGATATGTACGACGGCTTTGCCAAAACTGCCGATGAGGAAGGTTTCCATGAGCTGGCGCAGCGTTTCCGCCTGGTCGCCGCCATTGAAAAGCACCACGAGGAGCGCTACCGTGCCCTGCTGCACAATGTGGAGATGGCGGAGGTCTTCGCCAAGAGCGAGGTCAAGGTGTGGGAGTGCCGCAACTGCGGTCACATTGTGATCGGTGAGAAAGCGCCGGAGGTCTGCCCTGCCTGCAACCATCCACAGAGCTATTTTGAAATTCACGCAGAAAACTATTAA
- a CDS encoding DUF3846 domain-containing protein produces the protein MPKEAQICVLYVQPGKYPEERVIEHTLAAMQTLDGGDIEAVYPWENIDA, from the coding sequence ATGCCCAAAGAAGCCCAAATCTGCGTTCTATATGTTCAGCCGGGCAAGTATCCGGAGGAACGGGTCATCGAGCACACCCTCGCGGCTATGCAAACCCTTGACGGCGGCGATATTGAAGCCGTGTACCCTTGGGAGAATATAGACGCCTGA
- a CDS encoding InlB B-repeat-containing protein: MKKRIFSTLLALCMLLCLMPTAAFAEESTETPPVCSCETACTADNMNKECPVCGAENAIPQNCGQYVPVEDRTGENGSTERADDPNGPTELSAADQVQAMIDGLPNAEEITEDNAEEVKAQLEAIDEAKETLSDEEIDELDMTRYAEAAAALGALAAPMLLANDSPNEQFSLTPGGRYYFDLSTMNIPGTANGSLPDASLHYVPFTYAGTVNAYKLTSAMATTEGYAQQNKYAHSLFIADYNVTHTVSWDDLNTKSLIFGKDYAAGGVGYTLRAPSCGSGFTDSGDSERGTPQSNEWDAVLNKNSGYIQNWNQMYSWGQDAYFGNASDPAVRGYASARRWNLDYAAHSIPDVGFRPVLEILNPDALGSDGLKVVTLDLGGGTLGGSSEDIQIIVKSSESFAAPASDGLTRPDGDTGSYFMWLGSDGKFYAPGDSVPADVTKLTAQFALSEQFSLKPGGTYYFDLSSANIPGTANGSLPDSTLHYVPFTYAGTIEAYKLTSAMATTEEYAQQNKYPHSLFVADYAVTHTVSWNGLNDEGLIFGKNYASGGVDYTLRAPSVGSNATGSGDSQRGVPQSNEWDTMLNKNSGYIKNWNGIYSWGQDTTRYNSSFRAVRGFISARLWGIDNAASSDPNVVFRPVLEILNPDTLGSDGLKVVTLDLGGGTLGNSSEDIQIIVKTGSEFTAPASDGMTRPNGDTGSYFMWLGSDGKLYAPGASVPADVTKLTAQFALSEQFSLTPGGTYYFDLSAMGIPGTVNDALPDNTLHYVPFTYAGTADAYKLMSEMATTEEYAQQKKYPHSLFVADYVVTHTVSWNDLDTASLIFGKDYVAGSVDYTLRAPSVGSSYTGSGDSERGTPKSNEWDKILDKDDGYIKNWREMLSCGQDTTIRISASSRAVRGWNRSARFWTSYNTSSSSSYPTFGFRPVLEVPNPGTLGADGLKAVTLNLGGGKLGGSSDAIHIIVKNGSAFTAPASDGMTRPDGNTGSYFMWLDGNGNSYAPGASVPADVTELTVQWTAPTYTVTLNAGDGTINSGNVTSYTYGVGATLPTADDMTYTGHTFKGWYNNESLTGSPVTAIGDTEAGNKEYWAKWEINQYTVTVKPENGEADITITQDYGTPITAPTLTRDGYQFNGWDKTFPTTMPAENLTITAQWRDIAAPTGEIKIAENDWKSFFNTITFDLFFKDTQMVTVTAADNSGKAVTVEYLLSDKALTESELAGMTFTAYSAPFSINPDNEYVIYAKLTDTSGNVAYINTNGIVLDATVPVISGIEAGKTYCAAQTITVDEKYIGTVKVNSTKVILDKNSQFALSPASGEQTIVVTDKAGNETRVTVTVNNGHTYEWQSENGQYWQKCKFCNHETAKKDIPTINISGADKVCRTQDYKFSFTLPEGATGAAYGYKFIGFGDGPLTPTVENGLYSGIIKASTYPAKENSFKLIVSAKTADGFDFSAEKKVTIQNEHSGGTATCKDKAICEVCGESYGKLDPNNHANLKHIDAKAATKTSEGNIEYWYCDGCNKYYKDAKATQEITKAQTVTAKLPPKITAGDGATVTQGEKKELSFTSDASFADFLRVELDGTALDEKNYTKKEGSTIITLNHDFVATLSVGEHTLAIVSKSGTATAKFTVKAKPAETATPQPTVTPQPTAQPTQTAQPQATVQPVSPIPRTGDTANPALWFALLIVSGSALAAIFVLRRKANRK, from the coding sequence ATGAAAAAACGCATATTCAGCACCCTGCTTGCCCTGTGTATGCTGCTATGCCTTATGCCAACAGCGGCTTTTGCGGAGGAAAGCACGGAAACTCCGCCCGTGTGCAGCTGTGAAACAGCCTGCACGGCGGACAACATGAACAAGGAATGCCCTGTCTGTGGAGCGGAGAATGCCATACCGCAGAACTGCGGTCAATACGTCCCTGTTGAGGACCGAACCGGCGAAAACGGCAGCACCGAGAGAGCCGATGATCCGAATGGTCCCACAGAGCTGAGTGCCGCAGATCAGGTACAGGCCATGATCGACGGTTTACCGAACGCAGAAGAAATCACTGAAGATAACGCCGAAGAAGTCAAGGCGCAGCTTGAGGCCATCGACGAGGCGAAGGAGACGCTCTCCGACGAGGAAATCGATGAGCTGGATATGACCCGGTATGCGGAAGCTGCCGCTGCATTGGGGGCGCTGGCTGCGCCAATGCTATTGGCTAATGATTCGCCTAACGAGCAGTTTTCCCTCACCCCCGGCGGCAGATATTATTTTGACCTTTCGACGATGAATATTCCCGGCACGGCTAACGGCAGCCTGCCGGATGCGTCGCTGCACTATGTTCCCTTTACCTACGCAGGAACGGTGAACGCCTACAAGCTCACGTCTGCGATGGCGACCACCGAGGGATATGCACAGCAGAACAAATACGCTCACAGCCTGTTTATTGCGGACTACAATGTAACGCATACGGTAAGCTGGGATGACTTAAATACGAAAAGTCTGATTTTCGGCAAGGACTATGCCGCAGGCGGCGTGGGCTATACATTGCGTGCGCCGTCTTGTGGAAGTGGGTTTACCGATTCAGGCGATTCAGAGCGCGGTACGCCCCAAAGCAATGAGTGGGACGCGGTGCTGAACAAGAACAGCGGATATATCCAAAACTGGAATCAAATGTATTCGTGGGGGCAGGATGCTTATTTTGGCAACGCGTCGGACCCTGCGGTTCGCGGGTACGCTTCGGCCCGCCGCTGGAACCTCGACTATGCTGCGCACTCCATCCCGGACGTCGGTTTCCGCCCCGTCCTTGAAATCCTGAACCCTGACGCACTGGGTTCTGACGGACTGAAGGTCGTTACCCTTGACCTTGGCGGCGGAACGCTCGGCGGCAGCTCCGAGGATATTCAAATCATTGTGAAAAGCAGCGAGAGCTTTGCCGCGCCTGCATCCGACGGCCTGACCCGCCCGGACGGAGATACAGGCAGCTACTTCATGTGGCTCGGCAGCGACGGTAAATTCTACGCCCCCGGCGACAGTGTTCCGGCGGATGTTACCAAGCTCACGGCGCAGTTTGCTTTATCAGAACAGTTTTCCCTCAAACCGGGCGGCACCTATTACTTTGACCTCTCCAGCGCAAACATCCCCGGAACGGCAAACGGCAGTCTGCCGGACAGCACCCTGCACTATGTTCCCTTTACTTATGCGGGAACGATAGAAGCCTACAAACTCACGTCTGCGATGGCAACCACCGAGGAGTATGCACAGCAGAACAAATATCCCCACAGCCTGTTTGTGGCGGACTATGCCGTAACGCATACGGTAAGCTGGAATGGCCTGAATGACGAAGGTCTGATTTTCGGCAAAAATTATGCCAGCGGCGGCGTGGACTATACCCTGCGCGCACCGTCTGTGGGAAGTAACGCTACAGGTTCGGGCGATTCCCAACGCGGCGTGCCCCAAAGCAACGAATGGGACACAATGCTGAACAAGAACAGCGGCTACATCAAAAACTGGAATGGCATATATTCGTGGGGGCAGGACACAACAAGATACAACTCGTCGTTCCGTGCGGTTCGCGGGTTCATTTCGGCCCGCCTCTGGGGCATCGACAATGCTGCGAGCTCCGACCCGAATGTCGTTTTCCGCCCCGTGCTTGAAATCCTGAACCCTGACACACTGGGTTCTGACGGACTGAAGGTCGTTACCCTTGACCTTGGCGGCGGCACGCTGGGTAATAGCTCCGAGGATATTCAAATCATCGTGAAAACCGGCAGCGAGTTTACCGCGCCTGCATCCGACGGCATGACCCGCCCCAATGGAGATACAGGCAGTTACTTTATGTGGCTTGGCAGCGACGGTAAGCTCTACGCGCCCGGTGCCAGTGTTCCGGCGGACGTTACCAAGCTCACGGCGCAGTTTGCTTTATCAGAACAGTTTTCCCTTACCCCCGGCGGCACCTATTACTTTGACCTCTCGGCAATGGGTATTCCCGGCACGGTGAACGATGCTCTGCCGGATAATACCCTGCACTATGTGCCTTTTACCTACGCAGGGACGGCGGACGCCTACAAGCTCATGTCGGAGATGGCAACCACCGAGGAATATGCACAGCAGAAAAAATATCCCCACAGCCTGTTTGTGGCGGACTATGTCGTAACGCATACGGTAAGCTGGAATGACTTAGATACTGCGAGTCTGATTTTCGGCAAGGACTATGTCGCCGGCAGCGTGGACTATACCCTGCGCGCACCGTCTGTGGGAAGTAGTTATACAGGCTCAGGTGATTCAGAACGCGGCACGCCCAAAAGCAACGAATGGGATAAGATACTGGATAAGGACGACGGATATATCAAAAACTGGAGGGAGATGCTTTCGTGTGGACAAGATACTACTATAAGAATTTCGGCGTCGTCCCGTGCGGTTCGCGGGTGGAACCGTTCGGCCCGTTTCTGGACCAGCTACAATACCTCGTCTTCTTCTTCTTACCCGACCTTCGGCTTCCGCCCCGTCCTTGAAGTCCCGAACCCCGGCACGCTGGGCGCTGACGGGCTGAAAGCCGTTACCCTCAACCTTGGCGGCGGCAAGCTGGGCGGCAGCTCCGATGCTATTCACATCATCGTGAAAAACGGCAGCGCATTTACCGCTCCCGCGTCCGACGGCATGACCCGCCCGGACGGAAATACAGGCAGCTACTTCATGTGGCTTGACGGCAATGGCAATTCCTACGCCCCCGGTGCCAGTGTTCCTGCTGATGTGACGGAACTGACGGTGCAGTGGACAGCCCCGACCTATACCGTCACGCTGAACGCGGGCGACGGCACTATCAACAGCGGCAATGTCACCTCCTACACCTACGGCGTGGGCGCAACACTCCCGACAGCCGACGATATGACCTACACAGGCCACACGTTCAAGGGCTGGTATAACAACGAGAGTCTGACCGGCTCTCCTGTTACGGCAATCGGCGACACCGAAGCGGGCAACAAGGAATATTGGGCGAAGTGGGAAATCAATCAATATACCGTCACAGTCAAGCCCGAAAACGGCGAAGCGGATATTACCATAACGCAGGATTACGGCACACCGATTACCGCTCCGACCCTGACAAGAGATGGCTATCAGTTCAACGGTTGGGATAAAACATTCCCGACAACCATGCCCGCCGAGAATTTGACGATCACGGCTCAGTGGCGTGATATTGCAGCACCTACAGGCGAAATCAAGATTGCCGAAAACGACTGGAAGTCTTTCTTCAACACCATCACCTTCGATTTGTTCTTTAAGGATACGCAGATGGTAACCGTTACCGCTGCGGACAACAGCGGCAAAGCGGTGACAGTCGAATACCTGCTGAGCGATAAGGCGCTTACCGAATCGGAACTTGCGGGAATGACTTTCACGGCATATTCCGCACCGTTCAGTATCAATCCCGATAACGAGTATGTTATTTATGCAAAACTGACCGATACCAGCGGAAACGTTGCCTACATTAACACAAACGGCATCGTGCTGGACGCAACAGTCCCCGTTATCTCCGGCATTGAAGCCGGCAAAACCTATTGCGCAGCACAGACTATTACCGTTGACGAAAAGTATATCGGCACCGTGAAGGTGAACAGCACGAAAGTCATCCTTGATAAAAACAGTCAATTTGCTCTTTCCCCCGCAAGCGGAGAGCAAACGATTGTTGTGACCGACAAGGCAGGCAACGAGACAAGGGTTACCGTGACCGTAAATAACGGCCATACCTACGAGTGGCAGAGCGAAAACGGACAGTATTGGCAGAAGTGCAAATTCTGCAATCACGAAACTGCGAAAAAGGATATTCCGACCATTAACATCAGCGGTGCCGACAAGGTTTGCAGAACGCAGGATTACAAATTCAGCTTTACTTTGCCGGAAGGAGCTACCGGCGCAGCCTACGGATACAAATTTATCGGATTTGGTGACGGTCCTCTTACGCCGACCGTTGAGAATGGTTTGTACAGCGGTATCATAAAAGCATCCACATATCCGGCGAAAGAAAACAGCTTTAAGCTGATCGTGAGTGCAAAGACCGCTGACGGCTTTGACTTCTCTGCCGAAAAGAAGGTTACCATTCAAAACGAGCACTCCGGCGGCACAGCCACCTGCAAGGACAAGGCGATTTGCGAGGTCTGCGGCGAGAGCTACGGAAAGCTTGACCCGAACAACCACGCCAACCTCAAGCATATAGATGCAAAGGCGGCAACAAAGACTTCTGAGGGCAATATCGAATACTGGTACTGCGACGGCTGCAACAAGTATTACAAGGACGCCAAAGCAACACAGGAAATCACCAAGGCTCAAACCGTAACGGCGAAGCTGCCCCCGAAAATCACGGCCGGTGATGGTGCAACGGTCACACAGGGCGAGAAAAAGGAGCTGTCTTTCACTTCTGACGCATCCTTCGCCGATTTCCTTCGTGTAGAGCTTGATGGCACTGCGCTGGACGAAAAGAACTATACGAAGAAGGAGGGCAGCACGATAATCACGCTGAACCATGATTTTGTTGCTACACTTTCCGTGGGTGAGCATACGCTTGCGATCGTTTCTAAAAGCGGTACGGCAACAGCTAAGTTCACCGTTAAGGCAAAGCCGGCTGAAACGGCAACCCCGCAGCCCACTGTGACCCCGCAGCCTACAGCACAGCCGACGCAGACGGCGCAGCCCCAGGCGACGGTGCAGCCTGTTTCCCCGATTCCGCGCACCGGCGACACCGCCAACCCCGCATTGTGGTTTGCGCTGCTGATTGTCAGCGGCTCCGCGCTGGCGGCAATTTTCGTACTGCGCAGGAAAGCCAATCGCAAGTAA
- a CDS encoding DUF134 domain-containing protein has product MPRPPRCRRICGVPQVDAFCPNGCENTEPILLTLDEYEVIRLVDLEQQTHEQCAAQMDISRSTVQEIYESARSKIAACLVHGKPLHITGGNYRICGGQEAAHCGRCCRMQRANTEKFNKKCKGDSIMKIAVTYENGQIFQHFGHTEQFKLYEVADGKIVHTEVVDTNGSGHGALAGFLMQHGVDTLVCGGIGGGAQAALAEAGIKLYGGVSGDADAAVSALLNGSLGYDPNVHCDHHDHEHGEAGHYCGDHGCGKHGCH; this is encoded by the coding sequence ATGCCAAGACCGCCACGGTGCCGTCGAATTTGTGGCGTACCACAGGTCGATGCATTCTGTCCCAACGGGTGCGAGAATACCGAGCCGATCCTGCTGACGCTGGACGAATACGAGGTCATTCGGCTGGTTGACTTGGAGCAGCAAACCCACGAGCAGTGTGCCGCGCAGATGGACATTTCACGCTCTACCGTGCAGGAGATTTACGAAAGCGCACGGAGCAAGATCGCAGCGTGTCTTGTCCACGGGAAACCGCTGCACATCACCGGGGGAAACTACCGCATCTGCGGAGGACAGGAGGCAGCCCACTGCGGCCGCTGCTGCCGGATGCAGAGAGCCAACACAGAAAAATTCAACAAAAAATGCAAAGGAGATTCCATTATGAAAATTGCAGTTACCTATGAAAACGGTCAAATTTTTCAGCATTTCGGTCACACCGAACAGTTCAAGCTTTATGAAGTTGCGGACGGCAAAATCGTCCATACGGAAGTCGTTGACACCAACGGCAGCGGTCACGGCGCACTGGCAGGCTTCCTGATGCAGCACGGTGTGGACACTCTGGTTTGCGGAGGCATCGGCGGCGGTGCGCAGGCAGCACTCGCCGAAGCGGGCATCAAGCTCTACGGCGGTGTCAGCGGGGACGCTGACGCGGCGGTGAGCGCGTTGCTCAACGGAAGTTTGGGCTACGATCCCAATGTTCACTGTGACCACCATGACCATGAGCACGGCGAGGCTGGTCACTACTGCGGTGACCACGGCTGCGGCAAGCACGGCTGCCATTGA
- a CDS encoding Crp/Fnr family transcriptional regulator, with protein sequence MERTLTQLPFWSSLTEQEQETLRRSAFVRHYEKGAFVHSSDNECLGMLLILSGEIRTYLLSDEGREVTLFRLYPGELCVLSASCVISQITFDTQMTAGMDTDVLIIPAIVIAALKEKNLHVRCFLYELATKRFSDVMWAMQQIMFKGLDQRLAEFLLAEAERTGSDTIRMTHEQIAQHISSAREAVARMLKSFSEDGLVELKRGAITLRDKNRLNRLK encoded by the coding sequence ATGGAACGCACACTGACACAACTTCCGTTCTGGTCATCCTTGACCGAACAGGAGCAAGAAACGCTACGCCGAAGTGCCTTTGTCCGTCATTATGAAAAGGGTGCGTTCGTTCACAGCAGCGACAATGAATGTCTCGGAATGCTGCTTATTCTTTCCGGCGAGATTCGCACCTATCTTCTCTCTGATGAGGGGCGGGAGGTAACGCTGTTCCGCCTGTATCCGGGCGAACTATGCGTGCTTTCCGCCTCCTGCGTGATCAGTCAGATCACCTTTGATACGCAAATGACTGCCGGAATGGATACGGACGTTCTGATTATCCCTGCAATTGTCATTGCTGCACTCAAGGAGAAAAATCTCCATGTCCGCTGTTTTCTCTATGAACTGGCAACGAAACGGTTTTCTGATGTGATGTGGGCGATGCAGCAGATTATGTTCAAGGGATTGGATCAGCGGCTGGCAGAATTTCTCCTTGCCGAAGCGGAGCGTACCGGCTCCGACACGATACGCATGACCCATGAGCAGATCGCCCAGCACATCAGCTCGGCACGGGAGGCAGTGGCACGGATGCTCAAAAGCTTCTCGGAGGACGGGCTGGTGGAGCTGAAGCGTGGTGCAATCACGCTGCGGGATAAGAACAGACTAAATCGTCTAAAATAA
- a CDS encoding TetR/AcrR family transcriptional regulator, with protein sequence MEQGYKNTSVSQIVDEAGVARGSYLNLFPTKDKILLDLTETMFDGQFGVARSIADGKLPPVYAYAVDTAIQLTLTELNENLREIYIEAYTAPDTAEYIYVHTTAELKEIFGGNFPRLQRQRFL encoded by the coding sequence TTGGAGCAGGGGTATAAAAACACCTCGGTCAGTCAGATCGTGGACGAAGCGGGCGTTGCAAGAGGAAGCTATTTGAATCTGTTTCCGACCAAGGATAAAATTTTGCTGGACTTGACCGAAACGATGTTCGACGGTCAGTTCGGTGTGGCACGAAGCATTGCGGACGGCAAGCTGCCGCCGGTTTATGCCTATGCGGTGGATACGGCGATCCAGCTCACCCTCACCGAGCTGAACGAGAATCTGCGGGAGATTTATATCGAAGCCTATACCGCCCCGGATACGGCGGAATATATCTATGTGCATACCACGGCGGAATTAAAAGAGATTTTCGGCGGGAATTTCCCCCGATTACAGCGACAGCGATTTTTATGA
- a CDS encoding desulfoferrodoxin family protein: protein MDQKFYICKHCGNIIAKVKDVGVPVVCCGEPMSELVPGTTDAAVEKHVPVWTVENGIVHVKVGSVEHPMLPEHYIEWVSLQTKQGNQRKELHPGEKPEVCFALCEGDEVEAVYAYCNLHSLWKA from the coding sequence ATGGATCAGAAGTTTTACATTTGCAAGCATTGCGGTAACATCATTGCCAAAGTTAAGGACGTAGGCGTCCCTGTCGTCTGCTGCGGCGAGCCGATGAGCGAGCTCGTTCCCGGCACCACCGACGCCGCCGTGGAGAAGCACGTCCCTGTCTGGACGGTGGAAAACGGCATCGTCCATGTCAAGGTCGGCTCCGTGGAGCACCCCATGCTGCCGGAGCACTACATCGAATGGGTATCTCTCCAGACCAAGCAGGGCAATCAGCGTAAGGAACTGCATCCCGGCGAAAAGCCGGAGGTCTGCTTCGCTCTCTGCGAGGGCGATGAGGTCGAGGCGGTCTACGCCTACTGCAACCTCCACAGTCTGTGGAAAGCGTAA
- a CDS encoding MBL fold metallo-hydrolase, which translates to MKRIAAMLLASVLLLYCVGCAQDGRKEPGAEKADLCLTAEVKPATDFTAKANAAVYDELDFDDKQEYEFATRGLIDAPETLELKDEDGTILWSQEAYAFLDDYEKAPDSVNPSLWENTKNNHAYGLFEVTDGIYQVRGYDMANLTVVKGDTGWIVFDTLMSVECSQAAMQLIEKNLGKFPVKAVIISHSHADHFGGIAGVMAKEDKADETLSIEDQLASGKIPVITPVGFTEHSVKENVYAGKGMGRRSNYQYGILLTPGVTGKLAQGIGMGQSTGTVSFMTPSYEITQSGEKLTIDGVELEFQLTPGTEAPAEMNTWLPQYKALWMAENCTGTLHNLYTLRGAEVRDGAAWASYITEAISLYGKEAEVTFQSHNWPHWGNDVVNDYMVNTAAVYKYINDQTLTYINQGYTSDEISNMIELPEALNKIWYTRQYYGTVAHNAKAVYQKFMGWYDSNPVNLNPLMPSDSAKKWVEYLGDVDKVLQMAKADFDKGEYQWVAEVTNTIVFADPTNTDARLLCADALEQLGYQAESGPWRNEYLTAAQELRHGNANFTASTKSTGDMVKALSAPMLFDYMAIVMDKQALADRDFTMNVILPDVGEQHMLRVKNGVLLVYADTLSDDADVSITCPKNALFAILTNNQETVAKAVKVEGSAELLTLMMENMNQLPITGTNPFNIIEP; encoded by the coding sequence ATGAAACGTATTGCAGCAATGCTTCTTGCATCGGTACTGCTGCTGTACTGCGTTGGCTGTGCGCAGGATGGGCGCAAAGAGCCGGGCGCGGAAAAGGCAGACCTGTGTCTGACCGCCGAGGTCAAGCCCGCCACAGACTTTACGGCAAAGGCAAATGCCGCCGTCTACGATGAACTTGACTTCGATGATAAGCAGGAATATGAATTCGCCACCCGTGGACTGATCGACGCGCCGGAAACACTGGAACTGAAGGACGAGGATGGGACGATCCTCTGGAGTCAGGAAGCCTATGCGTTCCTGGACGATTATGAAAAAGCGCCTGACAGCGTAAATCCCAGCCTCTGGGAGAACACGAAGAACAACCATGCCTATGGCCTTTTTGAAGTGACGGATGGCATCTATCAGGTCCGCGGCTATGACATGGCAAACCTCACCGTTGTCAAGGGCGATACCGGCTGGATCGTCTTTGACACGCTGATGAGCGTGGAGTGCAGTCAGGCTGCCATGCAGCTGATCGAAAAGAATCTTGGTAAATTCCCGGTCAAGGCCGTCATCATCTCTCATTCCCACGCCGACCATTTTGGCGGAATCGCCGGCGTGATGGCGAAGGAGGATAAGGCAGACGAGACACTTTCTATTGAAGACCAGCTCGCCAGCGGCAAGATCCCCGTGATCACGCCTGTGGGCTTCACGGAGCACTCCGTGAAGGAAAATGTCTACGCCGGTAAGGGTATGGGCCGCCGCAGCAATTATCAGTATGGCATCCTTCTGACCCCCGGCGTGACCGGCAAGCTGGCGCAGGGCATCGGCATGGGACAGTCCACCGGAACGGTCTCGTTCATGACGCCCAGCTATGAAATCACGCAGTCCGGCGAAAAGCTGACGATCGACGGTGTGGAGCTGGAGTTCCAGCTCACGCCGGGTACGGAAGCGCCCGCCGAAATGAACACATGGCTGCCCCAGTACAAGGCACTGTGGATGGCGGAAAACTGCACCGGCACACTCCACAATCTCTACACGCTGCGCGGCGCGGAGGTGCGCGATGGCGCGGCATGGGCAAGCTATATCACCGAGGCCATTTCCCTTTACGGCAAGGAGGCGGAGGTCACCTTCCAGTCCCACAACTGGCCGCACTGGGGCAATGACGTGGTAAACGACTACATGGTCAACACAGCTGCCGTGTATAAGTACATCAACGACCAGACCCTGACCTATATCAATCAGGGCTACACCAGCGACGAGATCTCCAACATGATCGAGTTGCCGGAAGCACTCAACAAGATCTGGTACACCCGCCAGTACTACGGGACCGTCGCCCACAACGCCAAGGCGGTCTACCAGAAGTTCATGGGCTGGTATGACAGCAACCCTGTCAACCTGAACCCCCTCATGCCCAGCGACAGCGCAAAAAAATGGGTGGAGTACCTGGGGGATGTTGACAAGGTCCTGCAAATGGCAAAGGCGGATTTTGACAAGGGTGAATATCAGTGGGTCGCCGAGGTCACAAACACCATCGTCTTTGCCGATCCGACGAACACCGATGCGAGGCTTCTGTGCGCCGATGCACTGGAGCAGCTGGGGTATCAGGCGGAGTCCGGCCCGTGGCGCAACGAATATCTGACCGCCGCACAGGAGCTGCGCCATGGAAACGCCAATTTTACCGCCTCCACCAAGTCTACCGGCGACATGGTCAAAGCTCTCTCCGCACCCATGCTGTTTGACTACATGGCCATTGTCATGGACAAGCAGGCGCTGGCTGACCGCGACTTCACCATGAACGTGATCCTGCCTGACGTGGGCGAACAGCACATGCTCCGCGTGAAGAACGGTGTGTTGCTGGTCTATGCAGATACCCTGTCTGATGATGCGGACGTGTCCATCACCTGCCCGAAAAACGCGCTCTTTGCGATCCTGACCAACAATCAGGAAACGGTTGCAAAGGCCGTCAAGGTCGAGGGCAGCGCAGAGCTGCTGACGCTGATGATGGAGAATATGAACCAGCTCCCGATCACCGGGACCAACCCCTTCAACATCATCGAGCCGTAA